One Arachis hypogaea cultivar Tifrunner chromosome 18, arahy.Tifrunner.gnm2.J5K5, whole genome shotgun sequence genomic window, GAAATGTAAaagaaagaattaaaattaaGGGACAAAATGTAAGGCATAAACCTTTCCGTTTCGCCGAGCATCAGTATAAGGAATATTACGGacaacaatgattctccacaatcCAACCCTCCTACTAACACCTAAAATACTGGCATTCTTCATAAAGGACTCTGTTTCTTCATCAATAAACATATAGAAAGGGATATTTTTCTTTGCTTCTTCACTGATATTCCTTGGCTGCTGTATGAGATCATAGTTTCCTGAAATGGAAGAGATGGAACTCTGAGAAAcataaaatcaacaacaaaaacATGCCTAGAGCACATCAGTCATACCAAATATGGCAGATGCAACAATGACATCATGGTATTGATCCAACTCGAATAGATCTGCCTCGTCAAAGTCAAATCCTGTTTGCCGACCAGGTCTGCTTCCTTTGACAAATCTAAATATTTTAACCAGATATGAAAATTGAAGATAGGAAATCAAAATGCATTCAATAAGGAAAAAATTATTAGGGATCATTGGACACTAACATGGGGATTGAAGTATTATGAATTATTTCAAGAAAATCAATCTTCAAACATTagggatgaaaaaaaaaaagataaaacaaaaatgAACTAACCCGCAATACACTGTCATGGCCTCTTTTATATCAAAAGCAGCATCCCTTTCTTGCAGAGTAGGATATCCACCAAAATCGGAGCCACCATCTGGTTGAGTTTTAGTTGGATCATCATTTTTTTGCATAAAAGTTTGAATTGGAATTTCATCTTGCACATAAGTCAAACTGCGAAGCACAGGAGACACTGATGGGGAGCTCGGCATACTAGCTATTGCTTGTTCCACTGGTATATAACACACGGGGCATGCTGAAAACAAGGTGACCAAGAACCTGATTATCAGAATTCTACATTGATAATAATTAAACATGCACTTTCTTCACATATTTAAATGTTTAAATCAAAGGCCAGACAAAAAGAACAAAAAGCTTACGACGCGGTCCAGGTCGTCTTCTATCAGCAGGAGGGGGAGGAGGGAATGCAAAATGGTCACATTGATGGCTCAAGGTAGGAAAATATCCCTTTCTTCCTTTAGACTTGGACAAAGATGGTGGCCCAAGTGCTCGTGGTGGCTTTAACTTGCGTTGCTGCCTAGTAGTCAATGAGGTCACCCTAGAATAATTACTATCTCGTGACTTATCTCCTACTTCATCAGATTTTACAATTTCATACCTAGTAACGGTATAAGATCTTGTATCTTCAATTTCACTAGAGATATTTCCACCTAGTTCATCACAGTACCAAAAGCACGCCTTAAAACATACAGATTTTGAGCTgcatataataaaaaagaaatgtaTGCAGACAAATACATGCTTAAGAATCAGTGATAGTCCCAAATGAGAACACATTATTCTGAAGTATATTATTTAAACCAATACAACTCAACAGCATAACTTTGTTTTGGCAATGGGTGAGTGTGTGAGACCCTCTACAAGACGTAAATGACACCATTATTGTTTTGTCACAAACCAACTCTCCAAGAAGGCCATAACTATGATAGTGAGCTACATAAGAAAATAACTGAATTGAAGCCTAAGATTTTGGTTCGTCTCAAGACCACAACAAAGAAAGTGCATTGAATGGTTGCAACGATTAGATATTAAATGGTTAAAGCAAGCGACCAATCAAAGAAATGTAGATCCCAGACCTCCTTAAAACTCAGTAAGGAATACTATCTGCTGAAACTACATTCAAATAAACTCAATAATGAATATACATTCCTAATTGTAAACAGATTGACATTCCTCCTTAATACCTCCAATTCCAAGTAAACAGCTACCGACTTTACtttaaacaacaataacaacagttGAGTATTGTCCTAATAGATTAAACCGACTGCATTGGCATCCTCATAGTGTGTTGTTGAAACTTGAAAATCATGTCTATAGTTAATCCATTGAAATCTAAAACTTGCACATAGGTTGTGTTTGGAAAGTGTCCCAGGAGAAAAAGATACAGAGAGACCAAGATTGAAACATGACCGAAAGTTGCCACTATCATTGTCCCCAGTTTAAATTGAGCAAATTTTGGTCCAAGACACATTTTGCCTGTTTCTCTACCTATCTGGTTCTCCAAACAAGTTTGTGCCTCTCATTATCCCTGAATTTCTGTCCTGAGATACTTCCGACGAAGTTATCGAACAGGGCCATGATGTCCCATTGGAAACCATATCTAGTCTAGTCAAGTTACAAACTTCTAAAGCTTTTCTATAGTGCCATATCATAAACCAACTTCCATTTACTcaacataaaagaacaaaaggGAGACTTGAAAGACTAACCACTGTAAATCATAAAGCAACCAAAAACGAAAACCAAGAATCCAAGACCAACCAAAAGCAGCATTGCCACCTTCCCTCTCCCAAGTTGCCGGCAAATCGAGAGGCACACCCTCTCCTTCTCCCTGGGCGTGTGAAGGAGCGCCTTCGAAGGCCTACGAGGGAGCGTCGCAGCCGGCGAAGCCGTCAAAACGCCACCGTTTTGCAATTGCAGCTGCTGCAGCGAGTTGAAGCTCGTGGACCGTAGACCCAATGCCAATGGCACTCCCGTCATCGCTGCAGATTCACCTTAAAACACTCGATCCTACCTCTCATAATCAAAATCCCTCCCAAAACTCCAAAATCCAAATCTAGAATTCAACAAAACACcagaaaatttcataaaaaagacTTAAGCAAAAGATTATATATATTACTACCCGCCAAATTTTCAAATCCACTTTGGATTCTCCACTACATTGGGTGACCCATTACTGGTTTTGGCGGAACCATGCTATGAGAACCGAAACCCTCGGTTCATTTGTGTTGATGAGGGTGGTGGCGACGTCAAAACGGCATCTTGATCGAAAATGTGAGAGGGGGCGTCGAACGCTGCCGTTTAGAGATTCATGCGATTGAGAAATCCTTGAAACGACAACCTCGGCGGTGGACAACGTTGTCGCGGTTGGGATTCGAATCGGAGGCCGATTTGGAAATGTGGATTTGGGATTTCGGAGACGCTGATTGATTGAGAAGTAGACCGTGAATGGAGGGAAGTGGGAATTagcttattttttaattattgttacaGCAGTTTTAATTTTAATCCTTTGTTGTTACAATAATTAATTACTAGTTAACGTAAGTAATAAGTGACCAGTGGGTCAAGAAAAGATGGATAGCAATGCTTTTTGCCCTTTTGAATCAATTAAATTCTCTGTCacatattatcttttttattttttccctcaGTTTCTATTTATAAGTCATAAATCGTTTTAAAACTATATTATATCTATCTACTTATCTATCtatctaattctaattctaattattctaattattttaattctaattctaatctatctacttaatctactaaaactgaattttttccccaaactaatgaaagtgaggtgcCATCTTCTCGTAAacttttttcctccaaaataaatgcactattttctcttctaactttattttataaaaatatcgttattattattatattataattagtatttaataaataatacataattatactaatttagaaaaatatctttattataattatataaaattaatatttaatacattattaaattaattatcaatcaagaataattttaataattttaattatattaattttaattctattgaTACAATTCTGATTCTTATTTAttatacaataattttattagtggcaagttACTACGTTAATAGTGACCCATTTATATTAAAAACATATGATGTGATATGATTATAATATGCTAATGGCATGAGTTATTCTAATCataataaaattcttttcaatgcacaaattattcaattattctgtatttataagtctttttaatgatataataataataataataataataataataataataataataatatacttaatctattaaaattaaatttttttaactaataaaagtgaggtgttatctcctgataaatttttttttcaaaataaaaatattattctttaatatatttacatttattatttatcaatttcttttatttttatttctcacctttgttaaaaatttctttctaattattgttatttaatttacttattttagatattaattattaataagtcTCCACAATTATTTTTCaactattaatattattgatatattagtatatttttaaaactATTGAAGATGAGATGTCAATTTctcataaatttttttctttccaaaataaaagcactactttcaatatatttatatttactatCTTCTCAATctattttaagaaaatatcttttttataattatataaaaattaatatttaatacattattatacTAATTGTCaatcattaaatatttttaatcattctaattattatattaatttatataaggaaaagtctagaggaccagcaactttgttaaattttggccagcatgtaaccagcaaagaaaagtgagccattggataaaatcttacaccaatctcacaccattaaaaccatcttgatggctatttgatggctacaaatcacaaaaattattggCCCCTGTCATTCCTCTCAATATAATTCTAATCCTCAATCATTATGCAAGTTGATATACATGTTGATACAAGTTGatactaattattatattaattgtaTAATACTAATTGTCGatcattaataatttttaattattattttttaattattatttttaatcaagcaTAATTAGTAGCAAATTGACACATACATTAATGGTGACAAattgatattaattaattaattaattaattaattaattaattaattaataataataataataataataataataataataataataataaaaggtctAAACAGTACACGTTatattttgaaaaagtaaaatatatttttaaaaaaattaagatatcgataattaaaaataaaaaataaatataattctatAATTCTAATTGCCATAAATATGATACTAACGTTGATAGTGGtaaattgatattgatatcaataattaatttttataattatttttgtactactaattgccataaatatgatactaacgttgatagtggtaaattgatattgatatcaataattaatttctataattatttttgtgcTACTAATTTAGGTTATATATagtatttcttttgcaattcgTGAGCCTAAATCTAACAGCCAaagcattctttttttttctaatttgttaTTCTTCTTTGATTGAGCAATTGTTTCCAAGGAGCTTTGTAGGTCAAGTTCAAGTTTCATTTCCTCCACGCTTTCTACGTTTGTCTGAAAATATTCGAAGTAGAgcatataatgagattgaattttctcaatttagattcagttttaaaaattttgtgtCAAATTTGAAGATACAATTTCAAAGATTggtactatatttaaattttttttttctcttaagctttttgtattaaaaataattttataacatactgtgattttttcaaaaactacCGGCCTTCAGGTGCATCAATAATGCAATgccattgagaaaaataaaggtCAATTTAGTTTGACAATTTTAACAAGAAGATGGTCTGAATTTGTACGGATTCTAAATGTTTGATCTTATGATGTTATTTCGGTTGGTTGTCGTTActagaatgactctaatctatacgtatctaaggactagaatagtttgaatattatttaaataatttagttctaatattagtatttgattaaattagttttagagaaatttaaattgttgcctcaatttatatattatgactattctttttggatatgttatttttaaatttttttaatatgaaatttcttttttttttatttctaagtttattttttttttttggatatatgtatcacctttttttattttttgtatttcagatTAGTAATGCAATTATGAAGAAAAATGTAATTCATCAATAGATTAGagtgattaaaaatttaattatattatgtgaacacaagattgattaattaagattaaagcatgaaaaaagaaaaagagtcatGATAAGTGATTTTGCTTTTCTTACCAATATATAAAAtacatgaaagaaaagaaaaattaaagcatcaccatttaaaataaaaatagttaaccATCATGCGTATGAAAGGGAATTGAAAAATATGCAtggatacaaaaaataaaaaattattgcatgattatagaataaaaaataatcatatatataagaaaataatcataacaaaaaattaatatatgtgacttaaatatttttatgtacaattaatatatatgtatacataaataaaaaaatatttaaaattatttaacaaaattaatatatacgtatacataaataaagaaattactataaaaaaattagtataatttatGAAGATTACACCTACGATGacattaataataaagaataaaaaaattatcaaataattgtaggctaaaaaaataattatgatcagaaaataactaatatataactaatatatgtgatttaaatatatatgtatacaattaatatatatgtataaactaaaaatgaaaatatttaaaattttaacaaaataaatatattttgagaataaaaaaattattaactaaacaattaatatatacatataaataaataagaaaattattattatttatgaagatCATTATATATGCCTATGATGGTATTAATGAAATAACAAAATCATTGAATGATTGTAGgctcaaaaaaaaatattcataataaaaaaatcaaaaaataattagCTTAGGTGACTTAATATACATGTATgcttaaataagaaaaaatttaaaattatttaaacaaaataataaatatatcctACCAATAAAAAAATCATTGACAAAACGATTAATATATACCGGTAGCATAAATAAGaaaactcttaaataaaaaagaaatagtacgttttttattttggaaataaaacgtaaataattataatataataatttatttaattattaatatttataattattattttaatcataaatttagaaaaaaaagaagattaaCAAAAATGATTAATAACTACATTAGAGTTGTTACACTTAACACCAGATTAAGAAAAAACGAACACATAacatattacttttttattaatcaaattattacaattcaaattaattttaataaaataatttaaaattataatttcaaccttatcacgtgcatggtacAAGTTATTGAACAATTTATTATCACGTGCatgatataaattattaaataatttttcatatttttttttctccaaaataaatACACTATTTTTacctataattattattctttatcaattcttttatttaaacactattattatttattaattatttttatttttatttctcatatttattaaaaaattcttttcaatattttaggtattaattattgttatttaattaacttattttttgtatttaattattaaaattttaggtattaattataCTCCAATTGCGATATTAAGACTTTGAACATGAGGTCAATTCAATTGCAATACCGGAAACAAATGtcatatatatatgatattttaagtattaattattgttatttattaacttattttaggtatttaattattaaaatattatatattaattatacacCGTTTACAGTGTTAAGACTTTAGAGATAATCTCAATTTAATTTTGGAAGCAAATATttatatgatattaaattaggagaatatattttaattttacataaaataatataataaatatagtgtataaataaatttatttgacaaatataattatttatagtgTGATATTTTACTATGATAATATATCTTTTTGTATCtgtttcctatatatatatattttttttttctgtcacatgacatatttataattattatttttcaaattcagAATTTTCTTAATCTAATATTAAGTGTAGAAATGGCAAGCAAAaaggaatgaaaaaaaatatggaaaCATTTCAAACATAATTACTGTTaatctttttttctttagtttttaaatattttatttattttatttatttaaagtaacaactaaatttattataactttaatacaattatttttaaactattagtattattagtatgttttttaaaatattgacatattattaatatatataataagtaatAGTGAATTTTCTCTCATATTTatcatttataaaatttataattttgacatagtctttattctattttttttctttttcatatctaATGGCTACTATCTACTATCCTGTCAATAAATTATATGaagagaaaatatgaaaaataaagacCAGAATTATAAGGCTATAGAAAGTCTCATCTAAGTTTGACAAAAACAGGACGACTTACATAGAAATAGTTCTTTTACTAAATTAGTTGAttcttttactaaattttttcaagtaatgctaagttgaatttataaatagagtttaattttgatacactgatAGTGTAAAATCTTTTACACAGTTGTGTAATCACATCCGTtcttttggatgaccattcacgCATTCAATGTGAAAGgtagttatttttactgatgtGTCATTATATAATTGGATGAAAACTACTTTCACTGTCAGTGTag contains:
- the LOC112769195 gene encoding probable hexosyltransferase MUCI70 isoform X1 — encoded protein: MTGVPLALGLRSTSFNSLQQLQLQNGGVLTASPAATLPRRPSKALLHTPREKERVCLSICRQLGRGKVAMLLLVGLGFLVFVFGCFMIYSGGNISSEIEDTRSYTVTRYEIVKSDEVGDKSRDSNYSRVTSLTTRQQRKLKPPRALGPPSLSKSKGRKGYFPTLSHQCDHFAFPPPPPADRRRPGPRPCPVCYIPVEQAIASMPSSPSVSPVLRSLTYVQDEIPIQTFMQKNDDPTKTQPDGGSDFGGYPTLQERDAAFDIKEAMTVYCGFVKGSRPGRQTGFDFDEADLFELDQYHDVIVASAIFGNYDLIQQPRNISEEAKKNIPFYMFIDEETESFMKNASILGVSRRVGLWRIIVVRNIPYTDARRNGKVPKLLLHRIFPNVRYSIWIDGKLQLVVDPYQALERFLWRPNATFAISRHYRRFDVFVEAEANKAAGKYENSSIDHQVQFYKYHDGLTHYSKDKLPITSDVPEGCVIIREHIPITNLFTCLWFNEVDRFTSRDQISFSTVRDKIMAKVDWSINMFLDCERRNFVIQGYHRDILEHMPPPVVRRNPPVVAIARNSNSNNNNNNNNNNNNNNNNNRPQIKKNPRRGRDRKSGSRRHHKVGTVI
- the LOC112769195 gene encoding probable hexosyltransferase MUCI70 isoform X2 translates to MTGVPLALGLRSTSFNSLQQLQLQNGGVLTASPAATLPRRPSKALLHTPREKERVCLSICRQLGRGKVAMLLLVGLGFLVFVFGCFMIYSGGNISSEIEDTRSYTVTRQQRKLKPPRALGPPSLSKSKGRKGYFPTLSHQCDHFAFPPPPPADRRRPGPRPCPVCYIPVEQAIASMPSSPSVSPVLRSLTYVQDEIPIQTFMQKNDDPTKTQPDGGSDFGGYPTLQERDAAFDIKEAMTVYCGFVKGSRPGRQTGFDFDEADLFELDQYHDVIVASAIFGNYDLIQQPRNISEEAKKNIPFYMFIDEETESFMKNASILGVSRRVGLWRIIVVRNIPYTDARRNGKVPKLLLHRIFPNVRYSIWIDGKLQLVVDPYQALERFLWRPNATFAISRHYRRFDVFVEAEANKAAGKYENSSIDHQVQFYKYHDGLTHYSKDKLPITSDVPEGCVIIREHIPITNLFTCLWFNEVDRFTSRDQISFSTVRDKIMAKVDWSINMFLDCERRNFVIQGYHRDILEHMPPPVVRRNPPVVAIARNSNSNNNNNNNNNNNNNNNNNRPQIKKNPRRGRDRKSGSRRHHKVGTVI